A genomic segment from Thermodesulfobacteriota bacterium encodes:
- the acsC gene encoding acetyl-CoA decarbonylase/synthase complex subunit gamma → MGLTGIQIFKLLPQTNCKECGAPTCLAFAMNLAAGKAELDSCPYVSDEAKEKLAEASAPPIRPVKLGKGVRARVTGGETVLCRHEKTFYNPTILAAMVDGKISKKDLEAKLKAWNAIQYERVGLNLRPEMVAVKDTGDAKAFAATAKVVAETSEFNVILMTEDPAAMKAGVEACGFKRPLLFGATKANIDDMCKIAKEADLPLGVKAGSVADLIPLTDKLTAAGLKDIVLDSGAREVKQALEDQVAIRRAALKAQNRSLGFPTITFPCEMAGNVDVEAMIAAMFVAKYGGIVVMSDFAGETVFPLLLERLNIFTDPQRPMTVTEGIYEINNPGENSPILVTTNFALTYFIVSGEIENSKVPSWLLIKDSEGLSVMTAWAAGKFAGDDVGAFVKKSGIMDKAKTRELIIPGYAAAIAGEVEEELAGWTITVGPREASLIPAFLKEKAKK, encoded by the coding sequence ATGGGTTTAACCGGAATTCAGATATTCAAACTCCTGCCGCAGACCAACTGCAAGGAGTGCGGTGCTCCCACCTGCCTGGCCTTTGCCATGAACCTGGCGGCCGGCAAGGCGGAGCTTGACAGCTGCCCGTACGTTTCCGACGAGGCCAAGGAAAAGCTGGCCGAGGCCTCCGCGCCTCCCATCCGCCCCGTCAAGCTGGGCAAGGGCGTCCGCGCCCGGGTTACCGGCGGAGAAACGGTCCTGTGCCGCCATGAGAAAACATTTTACAACCCCACCATCCTGGCGGCCATGGTCGACGGCAAGATCAGCAAGAAGGATCTGGAAGCCAAGCTGAAAGCCTGGAACGCCATCCAGTATGAGCGCGTCGGTCTGAACCTGCGGCCGGAGATGGTGGCCGTGAAAGACACCGGCGACGCCAAGGCCTTTGCCGCCACCGCCAAGGTCGTGGCCGAGACTTCGGAATTCAACGTCATCCTGATGACCGAAGATCCCGCCGCCATGAAAGCCGGAGTTGAGGCCTGCGGCTTCAAGCGTCCCCTCCTGTTCGGGGCGACCAAGGCCAATATCGACGATATGTGCAAGATCGCCAAGGAAGCCGATCTGCCCCTGGGCGTCAAGGCCGGTTCCGTGGCCGACCTGATTCCCCTGACGGACAAACTGACCGCCGCCGGCCTCAAGGACATCGTCCTGGATTCGGGCGCCCGGGAAGTCAAACAGGCCCTGGAAGACCAGGTGGCCATCCGGCGCGCGGCCCTCAAGGCGCAGAACCGGTCCCTGGGTTTTCCCACCATTACTTTCCCCTGTGAAATGGCCGGCAATGTTGATGTGGAAGCCATGATCGCCGCCATGTTCGTGGCCAAGTACGGCGGCATCGTGGTCATGTCCGATTTCGCCGGTGAAACGGTCTTCCCGCTGCTGCTGGAACGCCTCAACATCTTTACCGATCCTCAGCGGCCCATGACCGTTACCGAGGGCATTTACGAGATCAACAACCCCGGCGAGAACTCACCGATCCTGGTGACCACCAACTTTGCCCTGACCTACTTCATCGTTTCCGGTGAAATTGAAAACAGCAAGGTGCCGTCATGGCTGCTGATCAAGGATTCCGAAGGTCTGTCCGTCATGACCGCCTGGGCGGCCGGAAAGTTCGCCGGTGACGACGTGGGCGCCTTCGTGAAAAAGTCCGGTATCATGGACAAGGCCAAGACCAGGGAGTTGATCATCCCCGGTTACGCCGCCGCCATCGCCGGCGAGGTCGAGGAAGAGCTGGCCGGCTGGACCATTACCGTCGGTCCCCGGGAAGCGTCGCTGATTCCCGCCTTCCTGAAAGAAAAAGCAAAGAAGTAG
- the acsB gene encoding acetyl-CoA decarbonylase/synthase complex subunit alpha/beta codes for MSKLVAFAAIQGGYKVVSQVEGELVNALESMNADTKVEFPNTGYFLPVIYSLTGMKVKTLEDMKAPMAFARKLLPPHIKGKNHLPYLGPLLDAGMASILAYEIKEALRIVRQPDFYFPQEDPDLENGKKWVGPADDIILRKRGVEFVDGSAPGFAAMVGAAPNPEIAKMIVEDYQKRNLYIFCAANHNGTTLIDQLIEAGVQVGWNTRIVPFGPDISSAVFALGFANRAAMAFGGVQPGDYKKILMYNKDRVFAFVNALGDIGTEWACAAAGCVNWGFPTLADTDVPEILPTGICTYEHVVANVKHDEMVQRSVEVRGLKVTVSQIDIPCSFGPAYEGERIRGKDLHSQMGGGKTQCTELVKSADMKEIEDGKVTVVGKDIPDLKEGDVLPLGIYVQIAGREFQEDFEPILERQIHHLVNYIQGIMHVGQRDISWVRVGKGAVEKGFTLKDIGVVLHAKMHQDFGKILDKVQVTLFTNKDDVDKLTAKARAEYKKRDERVDKMTDEDVETYYSCTLCQSFAPNHVCSISPERTGLCGAYNWMDCKASFEINPTGPNQPIVKGECIDPKLGQWKGVNEFVFKASRGAVTHYNFYSMVHDPMTTCGCCECIAATLPGLNGVMTVGRDYTGDTPCGMKFTTLAGVMGGGAVSPGFVGHSKYNITQGKFLKGDGGLLRMVWMPKMLKEELKDRIDARAKLLGVPDLYDKIADETVGVTEEEIRPFLEEKGHPALSMEPLM; via the coding sequence ATGTCTAAGTTAGTTGCCTTTGCCGCCATTCAGGGCGGTTATAAAGTGGTATCCCAGGTGGAAGGCGAGCTGGTCAACGCGCTGGAATCCATGAACGCGGATACCAAAGTGGAGTTCCCCAATACCGGGTATTTTCTGCCGGTCATCTATTCCCTGACCGGCATGAAGGTCAAGACGCTGGAAGACATGAAGGCGCCCATGGCTTTTGCCCGCAAGCTGCTGCCCCCTCATATCAAGGGCAAAAACCATCTGCCCTACCTGGGGCCGTTGCTGGATGCCGGCATGGCGTCCATCCTGGCCTATGAAATCAAGGAAGCCCTGCGTATCGTCCGGCAGCCGGACTTTTACTTTCCCCAGGAAGACCCGGACCTGGAAAACGGCAAGAAGTGGGTCGGCCCGGCCGATGATATTATTTTGAGAAAACGCGGTGTCGAATTCGTCGATGGTTCGGCCCCCGGCTTTGCCGCCATGGTCGGCGCGGCGCCCAATCCCGAGATTGCCAAGATGATCGTGGAAGATTATCAGAAGCGCAACCTTTACATCTTCTGCGCCGCCAATCACAACGGCACCACCCTCATCGATCAGCTCATCGAGGCCGGTGTCCAGGTCGGCTGGAACACCCGTATCGTTCCCTTCGGCCCGGATATTTCGTCGGCCGTCTTCGCCCTGGGCTTCGCCAACCGGGCCGCCATGGCCTTCGGCGGCGTCCAGCCCGGCGATTACAAGAAAATATTGATGTACAACAAGGATCGCGTTTTCGCCTTTGTCAACGCCCTGGGCGATATCGGAACCGAGTGGGCCTGCGCGGCCGCCGGCTGCGTTAACTGGGGTTTCCCCACCCTGGCCGACACCGACGTTCCCGAGATCCTGCCCACGGGTATCTGCACCTACGAGCACGTGGTGGCCAACGTCAAGCATGACGAGATGGTCCAGCGTTCGGTGGAAGTCCGCGGCCTCAAGGTCACGGTTTCCCAGATCGACATCCCCTGCTCCTTCGGTCCGGCCTACGAGGGCGAGCGCATCCGCGGCAAGGACCTGCATTCCCAGATGGGCGGCGGCAAGACCCAGTGCACCGAACTGGTCAAGTCGGCCGACATGAAGGAGATCGAAGACGGCAAGGTGACCGTGGTGGGCAAGGACATTCCCGATCTCAAGGAAGGCGACGTTCTGCCCCTGGGCATTTATGTCCAGATCGCCGGCCGCGAATTCCAGGAAGATTTCGAGCCGATCCTGGAACGGCAGATTCACCACCTGGTCAACTATATCCAGGGCATCATGCATGTCGGCCAGCGCGATATCTCCTGGGTGCGCGTCGGCAAGGGCGCGGTTGAAAAAGGGTTTACCTTGAAAGATATCGGCGTGGTTCTGCATGCCAAAATGCATCAGGACTTCGGCAAGATTCTGGACAAGGTCCAGGTCACCCTGTTCACCAATAAAGACGACGTGGACAAGCTGACCGCCAAGGCCCGGGCCGAGTACAAGAAGAGAGATGAGCGCGTCGACAAGATGACCGACGAAGACGTGGAGACCTACTATTCCTGCACTCTCTGTCAGTCCTTCGCGCCCAACCATGTCTGCTCCATCAGCCCGGAGCGGACCGGCCTGTGCGGCGCTTATAACTGGATGGACTGCAAGGCGTCCTTTGAGATCAACCCCACCGGACCCAACCAGCCCATCGTCAAGGGTGAGTGCATCGATCCGAAGCTGGGTCAGTGGAAGGGCGTCAACGAGTTTGTCTTCAAGGCCTCCCGCGGCGCGGTAACCCATTACAACTTCTACTCCATGGTTCATGATCCCATGACGACCTGCGGTTGCTGCGAATGTATCGCGGCCACGCTGCCGGGTTTGAACGGCGTCATGACGGTCGGCCGGGATTACACCGGCGACACCCCCTGCGGCATGAAGTTCACCACCCTGGCGGGCGTCATGGGCGGCGGCGCGGTCTCCCCGGGCTTCGTGGGCCATTCCAAGTACAACATCACCCAGGGCAAATTCCTCAAGGGTGACGGCGGACTGCTGCGCATGGTCTGGATGCCCAAGATGCTCAAGGAAGAACTCAAGGATCGCATCGACGCCAGAGCCAAACTGCTGGGCGTTCCGGATCTGTATGATAAGATCGCCGACGAAACCGTCGGGGTTACGGAAGAAGAGATCCGGCCGTTCCTGGAGGAAAAGGGCCATCCGGCGCTTTCCATGGAACCCCTCATGTAA
- a CDS encoding dihydropteroate synthase — translation MILIGESLNVISKKIGKAFKERDPKPIQEEALDQKAKGMDYIDINLGPAKKDGIELMPWVIQTVQAVVDLPLALDTSNIDAIEAGLKVYQPTSQPPLVNSIMVRPERYNRMVPLAAEHNADFIALMWGPEGLPRDENERAALAVELMTVANEAGIGNERMWFDGIVTPVNVQQDQVMSLLNFQMMIGDIAPGCKSTCGLSNISNGPPSHLRPILNQTYMIMLERYGMYSVISDPLDTKLTDIAKGNRQDIKDVVLAVMDGTEPDAPTKELQDYVKTAKVILGHTLYSDSWLEI, via the coding sequence ATGATACTTATTGGTGAAAGTTTAAACGTCATCTCCAAGAAGATCGGCAAGGCGTTCAAAGAGCGCGATCCCAAGCCGATCCAGGAAGAGGCCCTGGACCAGAAAGCCAAGGGCATGGATTACATCGACATTAACCTGGGGCCGGCCAAAAAGGACGGCATCGAGCTGATGCCCTGGGTCATCCAGACGGTGCAGGCAGTGGTGGATCTGCCCCTGGCCCTGGATACCTCCAACATCGACGCCATCGAAGCCGGCCTGAAAGTGTATCAGCCGACCTCCCAGCCGCCCCTGGTCAACTCCATCATGGTTCGGCCGGAACGTTACAACCGCATGGTGCCGCTGGCGGCCGAACACAATGCCGATTTCATCGCCCTGATGTGGGGTCCGGAAGGCCTGCCCCGGGACGAGAACGAGCGCGCCGCTCTGGCCGTGGAATTGATGACCGTGGCCAACGAAGCCGGCATCGGCAACGAGCGCATGTGGTTTGACGGCATCGTCACCCCGGTCAACGTTCAGCAGGACCAGGTGATGAGCCTGCTCAATTTCCAGATGATGATCGGCGACATCGCCCCGGGCTGCAAAAGCACCTGCGGTCTGTCCAACATTTCCAACGGCCCACCCTCCCACCTGCGGCCCATCCTGAACCAGACCTACATGATCATGCTGGAACGCTACGGCATGTACTCGGTCATTTCCGATCCTCTGGACACGAAACTGACCGACATTGCCAAGGGCAACCGTCAGGACATCAAGGACGTGGTTCTGGCCGTCATGGACGGGACCGAACCGGACGCGCCGACCAAGGAACTTCAGGACTACGTCAAGACCGCCAAGGTCATTCTGGGCCACACCCTTTATTCCGATTCCTGGCTCGAAATTTAA
- the cooS gene encoding anaerobic carbon-monoxide dehydrogenase catalytic subunit, with translation MADEEKKATVAKVEKAPKVADPVKVSIEPATQEMLARAQKLGIETVFDRAETMKACAIGEQGTCCKNCGMGPCRLPLPKDGIQGEDTRKGLCGATANTIAARNFARMVAAGTSAHSDHGRSVAEVFLSVARKETHDYTIKDVSRMLQIAPWFNVATTVEVDGKTQDRNVDEIALELAEKILAEWGKPEGELAYLKRAPKPLYEKWKKMGVLPRNIDREVVEVMHRTHMGVDQDYKNIVKQCTRTSLADGWGGSMMATDLQDIMFGAPTPLQSEANLGIMKEDHVNIIVHGHEPVLSEMIVAAAQSKEMLDYAKKNGANGIQLGGICCTANEILQRHGIPTAGNFLQQELAIVTGACDAMVVDIQCVFQNLANVAKCFHTKLITTHPIAKMEQDNVIHIEFSEHHAMDDAVKIVRMACENFKNRKAEVVIPRHKAVQIAGFGVESIEYHLGGSFRGTYYTLNDNIINGRIRGLAGVVGCNNARVKHNENHITIVKELIKNDVLVLTTGCSAITCAMHGLLTPETAAVYCGPGLAEVCETVGIPPVLHLGSCVDNTRILLAATEVIKAGGLGKDLCDIPAAGSAPEWMSEKAIAIGHYFVSSGVYTVFGNHLPLDGAPVFQDYLYKEMEKIYGGKWDCEPDPVKHAQKMIAHIDKKRKALGIDKARERVLMDMADRQALDA, from the coding sequence ATGGCAGACGAAGAAAAAAAAGCTACGGTAGCTAAAGTTGAAAAAGCGCCGAAGGTAGCCGATCCTGTCAAGGTTTCGATCGAGCCCGCGACTCAGGAGATGCTCGCCCGGGCCCAGAAACTGGGGATTGAAACCGTATTTGACAGAGCCGAAACCATGAAGGCCTGCGCCATCGGCGAGCAGGGCACCTGCTGCAAGAACTGCGGCATGGGACCCTGCCGGCTTCCGCTTCCCAAGGATGGCATTCAGGGAGAAGACACCAGAAAAGGCCTGTGCGGAGCGACCGCCAATACCATCGCGGCCCGCAACTTCGCCAGAATGGTGGCGGCCGGCACCTCCGCCCATTCCGATCACGGCCGCAGCGTGGCCGAGGTCTTCCTTTCCGTGGCCCGGAAAGAGACCCATGACTACACCATCAAAGATGTCAGCCGCATGCTCCAGATCGCTCCCTGGTTTAACGTGGCCACCACGGTCGAGGTGGACGGCAAGACTCAGGACAGAAACGTTGATGAAATCGCTCTGGAACTGGCTGAAAAAATTCTGGCCGAGTGGGGCAAGCCCGAAGGCGAACTGGCCTACCTGAAACGGGCGCCCAAGCCGCTTTATGAAAAATGGAAAAAGATGGGCGTGCTTCCCCGGAATATCGACCGGGAAGTCGTCGAGGTCATGCACCGCACCCACATGGGCGTGGATCAGGACTACAAGAATATCGTCAAGCAGTGCACCCGGACGTCCCTGGCCGACGGCTGGGGCGGCTCCATGATGGCCACCGACCTGCAGGACATCATGTTCGGCGCGCCGACGCCCCTTCAGTCTGAAGCCAACCTCGGCATCATGAAGGAAGACCACGTGAACATCATCGTTCACGGCCATGAACCGGTCCTGTCCGAGATGATCGTGGCCGCGGCCCAGTCCAAAGAGATGCTCGACTACGCCAAGAAAAACGGAGCCAACGGCATCCAGCTCGGCGGCATCTGCTGTACGGCCAACGAGATTCTGCAGCGCCACGGCATTCCCACGGCAGGCAACTTCCTGCAGCAGGAACTGGCCATCGTGACCGGCGCCTGCGACGCCATGGTGGTGGATATCCAGTGCGTGTTCCAGAACCTGGCCAACGTGGCCAAGTGCTTCCACACCAAGCTGATTACCACCCATCCCATCGCCAAGATGGAACAGGATAACGTCATCCATATTGAATTCAGTGAACATCATGCCATGGACGACGCCGTGAAAATCGTCAGGATGGCCTGTGAAAACTTTAAGAATCGTAAAGCCGAAGTCGTCATTCCCCGGCACAAGGCCGTTCAGATCGCCGGTTTCGGCGTCGAGTCCATTGAATACCACCTGGGCGGTTCCTTCCGCGGCACCTACTATACCCTGAACGACAACATCATTAATGGTCGTATCCGGGGTCTGGCGGGCGTGGTCGGCTGCAACAACGCCCGGGTTAAGCACAACGAAAACCACATCACGATCGTCAAAGAGCTGATCAAGAATGACGTTCTGGTCCTAACCACCGGCTGCTCGGCCATTACCTGCGCCATGCACGGACTGCTGACGCCGGAAACGGCGGCTGTGTACTGCGGTCCCGGTCTGGCCGAAGTCTGCGAAACCGTCGGTATCCCCCCGGTCCTTCACCTGGGCTCCTGCGTTGACAACACCCGCATTCTGCTGGCGGCCACCGAGGTGATTAAAGCCGGCGGACTGGGAAAAGATCTTTGTGATATTCCCGCGGCCGGTTCCGCGCCCGAGTGGATGAGCGAGAAGGCCATCGCCATCGGTCATTATTTTGTCTCTTCAGGCGTGTATACCGTTTTCGGCAACCATCTCCCCCTGGACGGCGCACCGGTATTCCAGGACTACCTGTACAAGGAAATGGAAAAGATATATGGCGGCAAATGGGATTGCGAGCCGGATCCGGTCAAACACGCGCAGAAGATGATCGCCCATATCGACAAGAAGCGGAAAGCCCTGGGCATCGACAAGGCCAGGGAACGCGTTCTCATGGATATGGCCGACCGCCAGGCACTGGATGCATAA
- a CDS encoding PaaI family thioesterase: MTDKAFQDYYPEDVSWCYGCGSLNPRGHRIKSYWDGEETVCRFQPQPFHTAIPGYVYGGLIASLIDCHSTGTAAAVAYRAEDRPMGTEPALRFVTASLHVDFLKPTPLGPVLEIRGRVKEIKGKKVVVETTLSAEGVVRARGEVVAVRMPPSMAPASPP, encoded by the coding sequence ATGACCGACAAAGCCTTTCAGGACTACTACCCCGAAGACGTCAGCTGGTGTTACGGCTGCGGCAGCCTCAACCCGCGGGGCCACCGGATCAAGAGCTACTGGGACGGTGAAGAAACGGTCTGCCGGTTCCAGCCTCAACCGTTTCACACCGCCATCCCCGGCTATGTCTATGGCGGGCTGATCGCCTCTCTCATCGACTGCCACAGCACCGGCACCGCCGCTGCCGTCGCCTACCGGGCAGAAGACCGGCCCATGGGAACGGAACCGGCCCTGCGGTTTGTCACCGCCTCGCTGCACGTGGACTTCCTCAAGCCCACGCCTCTGGGCCCGGTGCTTGAAATCCGGGGCCGGGTAAAAGAGATCAAAGGCAAAAAAGTCGTTGTGGAGACCACTCTCTCGGCCGAGGGCGTTGTCCGCGCCCGGGGAGAAGTGGTCGCCGTGCGGATGCCGCCATCCATGGCTCCGGCATCCCCGCCATAA